One genomic region from Candidatus Cybelea sp. encodes:
- a CDS encoding ABC transporter permease: protein MINGVALWTLVKREMVRSLKIINQVIWPPIITTLLYVFVFGLGIGSRIPSIQGVSYAQFLIPGLIMLQVIDSSYGECSSSLFQGRFMNSIQELLIAPMSAYELVGGYVLGSLARSLLIAGLITGLGVVLVHAAPSNWLLYFGIIALVSVLFSALGLIFGLVADKFDHIAILTTFVITPLTFVGGVFTSAKMLPPTLRNFELFNPIFYTIDAFRRSYTGQSDLAPAFSIGMVAFLTAISLGIVLRMTAIGYKLRT, encoded by the coding sequence GTGATTAACGGCGTCGCGCTGTGGACGCTGGTCAAGCGCGAGATGGTGCGCAGCCTCAAGATCATCAACCAGGTGATCTGGCCGCCGATCATCACGACCCTGCTCTACGTTTTTGTCTTCGGCCTGGGGATCGGCAGCCGCATCCCGAGCATCCAGGGAGTCAGCTACGCGCAGTTTCTGATCCCGGGGCTGATCATGCTGCAAGTCATCGATTCGTCCTACGGCGAGTGCTCGAGCTCGCTCTTTCAGGGACGCTTTATGAACTCGATCCAGGAGCTGCTGATCGCGCCGATGTCGGCCTACGAGCTTGTCGGCGGGTACGTTCTCGGCAGCCTCGCGCGCTCGCTGCTGATCGCCGGATTGATCACCGGGCTCGGCGTCGTGCTCGTGCACGCCGCGCCCTCGAACTGGCTGCTCTATTTCGGCATCATCGCGCTCGTATCGGTGCTATTTTCCGCGCTCGGACTGATCTTCGGCCTGGTCGCCGACAAGTTCGATCACATCGCCATCCTAACGACCTTCGTCATCACGCCGCTTACCTTCGTCGGCGGCGTCTTTACCTCGGCGAAAATGCTTCCGCCCACGCTGCGCAATTTCGAACTCTTCAATCCGATCTTTTACACGATCGACGCCTTCCGGCGCAGCTATACCGGGCAAAGCGACCTTGCGCCCGCGTTCTCCATCGGGATGGTCGCATTTCTCACGGCGATTTCACTTGGAATCGTCTTGCGAATGACCGCAATCGGATATAAGCTTCGAACGTGA
- a CDS encoding ABC transporter ATP-binding protein, with translation MRDSGECRAHRYPSPPPVQAIKETDPLAVDVDRLVKQYGSFTAVDGISLRVESGEFFGFLGPNGAGKTTTINAIVGLARKSSGSIRIFGYDNEREWRQARQLIGLSPQEYNFDRYLSLRDVLIYSAGYYGLRGKRVAERADALLERFGLTSHAHLEYTKISGGQKRRLSLARALIHEPRLLILDEPTAGVDVELRLELWQWLKRLNAEGLTIFLTTHYLEEAEELCRRIAIVRRGRIVTEKPTEELVAAGSSLQDVFLELVRD, from the coding sequence TTGCGGGATTCCGGAGAGTGCAGAGCTCATCGCTACCCTTCGCCGCCACCGGTACAAGCAATTAAAGAAACTGATCCCTTAGCGGTCGACGTCGACCGGCTCGTCAAGCAGTACGGGAGTTTCACGGCCGTCGACGGCATCTCGCTGCGCGTCGAGTCAGGCGAGTTCTTCGGTTTTCTCGGCCCCAACGGCGCGGGGAAAACGACGACCATCAACGCGATCGTCGGGCTCGCGCGCAAGAGCTCCGGCAGCATTCGCATCTTCGGCTACGACAACGAGCGCGAGTGGCGGCAGGCGCGGCAGCTCATCGGGCTGTCGCCACAAGAGTACAACTTCGATCGCTATCTATCGTTGCGCGACGTGCTGATCTATTCGGCCGGCTACTACGGGCTGCGCGGCAAGCGCGTGGCGGAGCGCGCCGATGCGCTGCTCGAGCGTTTCGGTCTCACGTCGCACGCGCACCTCGAGTATACGAAGATCTCCGGCGGCCAGAAACGGCGCCTCTCCCTTGCTCGCGCGCTGATCCACGAGCCGCGCCTGCTGATTCTCGACGAACCGACGGCGGGCGTCGACGTCGAGCTGCGCCTCGAGCTCTGGCAGTGGTTGAAGAGACTCAACGCCGAGGGGTTGACGATTTTTCTGACGACGCACTACTTGGAAGAAGCCGAAGAACTCTGCCGGCGGATTGCGATCGTCCGCAGGGGCCGGATCGTCACCGAAAAACCGACCGAAGAGCTGGTGGCGGCGGGCTCGTCACTGCAGGACGTCTTTCTGGAGCTGGTTCGTGATTAA
- a CDS encoding metallophosphoesterase family protein has translation MRIAVLSDIHGNLLALDACLADLDAQGDADAVIVAGDLCLAGPKPKKVLQRLEELGAACIRGNKDRFLCDGASDGEHSAADVARIDWTRRELGERWLSWLRDLPFAMRIGEDDNQLLIVHANPKNDEEHIWPDADETTLERLVGDERATTIAFGHLHLPYVRMWRGRLLVNVASAGVPKDGDPRACYAIFTERAGGWEVKHRRVPFDVKKVATQLSDCGIPESAELIATLRRHRYKQLKKLIP, from the coding sequence ATGCGCATCGCCGTCCTCTCTGATATTCACGGTAATCTCTTAGCCCTCGACGCTTGCCTCGCAGACCTCGACGCGCAGGGGGACGCCGACGCGGTCATCGTCGCGGGCGACCTTTGCTTGGCGGGCCCGAAGCCGAAGAAAGTGCTGCAGCGGCTGGAGGAGCTAGGCGCCGCCTGCATTCGCGGCAACAAGGATCGCTTTCTCTGTGACGGCGCGAGCGACGGCGAGCACAGCGCTGCGGATGTTGCGCGAATCGACTGGACGCGCCGCGAACTCGGCGAACGCTGGCTTTCGTGGCTGCGCGACCTCCCTTTCGCGATGCGCATCGGCGAAGATGACAATCAGCTGTTGATCGTCCACGCCAACCCAAAAAACGACGAGGAGCACATCTGGCCGGATGCGGACGAGACGACGCTCGAGCGGCTCGTGGGAGACGAGCGCGCCACGACGATTGCCTTCGGGCACCTGCACCTTCCCTACGTACGGATGTGGCGGGGGCGGCTGCTGGTGAACGTCGCCTCGGCCGGCGTGCCGAAGGACGGCGACCCGCGCGCCTGCTACGCGATCTTCACCGAGCGTGCCGGCGGCTGGGAGGTCAAGCACCGGCGCGTGCCCTTCGACGTGAAGAAAGTTGCAACCCAATTGAGCGATTGCGGGATTCCGGAGAGTGCAGAGCTCATCGCTACCCTTCGCCGCCACCGGTACAAGCAATTAAAGAAACTGATCCCTTAG
- a CDS encoding bifunctional YncE family protein/alkaline phosphatase family protein, which translates to MHPTDAILPNGRIAAPAGTSVFVGTGTFGMALSPEGRYAILSNAGSAFAGPASAAQAGLVTGPSLTVINVQTMRPASVYRDPSATFFMGVATARDPKDPMRTIVLASDAATSAVRVFDLDAAGTLTPETSIALSAHALPAEISVSGDGRDAYVADNVANAVVEIDLSTRSVVRPIPVGDAPLYVVAGRCVVISSSSGLSAYRALPTPQPEPQFAAPAFDSAKSSTLSVSELSAGNAIADPATVPMDPAPDGTQIVGGASPGAITLSRDGRLAYVALSNIDRVAVVSLRGAPRVVRGLDLRLYPGAPYGAQPSAEALSPDGKRLFVALAGLNSVAVLDAKRTTRYRYGLIPTAWYPSAIALSSNGRYLYVASAKGVDGWGVLQRIDLKHTSLVKATLAALRYNRTPSVAKFDPVIPPLRSNKRSEVIDHVVYIAVGDRAYDAMLGDLKDDSGSAHGNGDAALSLYPESTTPNLHQLARSYALADNFYASDADPNVAKQVATASDATLYQQLVDAAGAARSPLQDHGDDPEDYGRTGYLFNAMARAGLTYRDYGGLMRLSGYDGSLYHYDVPALGALAGNVDLDYPGYNPKVTDSTRADEFVRDMQRYVEADRMPNFTYVSLPSGATAADVGDADHALGKIVDFISHTPHWSSTALFVVPAAIESPTDHVNAMRSYALVVSPLARRGFVAEDHLSVASVVKTEEEIFGLPPLSLADLLASDLAPLFTGVPVPQAYQVR; encoded by the coding sequence GTGCATCCCACCGATGCTATTCTTCCCAATGGAAGAATCGCCGCACCGGCCGGGACGAGCGTCTTCGTCGGAACCGGCACCTTTGGAATGGCGCTTTCGCCGGAAGGACGGTACGCCATTCTCTCCAATGCGGGCAGCGCGTTTGCCGGACCGGCCTCGGCCGCCCAGGCTGGCCTGGTCACGGGCCCGTCGCTTACCGTCATCAACGTGCAGACGATGCGACCGGCAAGCGTGTATCGGGATCCGTCCGCGACGTTCTTCATGGGAGTGGCCACCGCACGCGATCCGAAGGACCCGATGCGCACGATCGTGCTTGCCTCCGATGCGGCAACGAGTGCGGTGCGCGTCTTCGATCTCGACGCCGCCGGAACGCTGACACCCGAGACGTCGATCGCCCTTTCGGCGCACGCGCTGCCCGCGGAGATCTCGGTTTCCGGCGACGGTCGCGACGCGTACGTTGCCGACAACGTCGCTAATGCGGTCGTCGAGATCGATTTGTCGACGCGTTCGGTCGTGCGGCCGATTCCGGTCGGCGACGCGCCGCTCTACGTCGTCGCCGGCCGCTGCGTCGTAATTTCCAGCAGCAGCGGGCTCTCGGCGTATCGTGCGCTGCCCACGCCGCAGCCGGAGCCGCAGTTCGCGGCGCCGGCCTTCGATTCGGCGAAGTCGTCGACGCTTTCGGTTTCGGAGCTTTCGGCGGGGAACGCAATTGCCGACCCGGCAACCGTGCCGATGGATCCCGCTCCGGACGGTACGCAGATCGTCGGCGGCGCCTCGCCGGGAGCGATCACCTTGAGCCGAGACGGGCGGCTCGCTTACGTTGCGCTCTCAAATATCGATCGCGTTGCGGTGGTCAGCCTGCGCGGGGCCCCGCGCGTCGTACGCGGGCTCGACCTGCGGCTCTATCCCGGCGCGCCGTACGGCGCGCAACCCAGCGCCGAAGCGCTCAGTCCCGACGGAAAGCGACTCTTCGTGGCGCTTGCCGGGCTCAACTCCGTCGCGGTGCTCGACGCGAAACGAACGACTCGTTACCGCTACGGCCTCATCCCGACGGCGTGGTATCCGAGTGCGATCGCACTCTCGAGCAACGGGCGCTATCTCTACGTCGCCAGCGCGAAAGGCGTCGACGGCTGGGGCGTCCTGCAGCGAATCGATCTCAAGCACACGTCGCTGGTCAAGGCAACGCTCGCCGCGCTGCGCTACAACCGGACGCCGAGCGTCGCAAAGTTCGATCCGGTCATTCCGCCGCTGCGCTCGAACAAGCGCAGCGAAGTCATCGATCACGTCGTCTACATCGCCGTCGGGGACCGCGCGTACGACGCGATGCTCGGCGATCTCAAAGACGATTCGGGCAGCGCGCACGGCAACGGCGACGCAGCCTTGAGCCTCTATCCGGAGAGCACGACGCCCAATCTTCACCAGTTGGCGCGAAGCTATGCGCTGGCCGACAACTTTTATGCCTCCGACGCCGACCCTAACGTCGCCAAACAGGTGGCGACGGCTTCCGATGCTACGCTCTATCAACAGCTCGTCGACGCCGCCGGGGCGGCGCGCTCACCCCTGCAAGACCACGGCGACGACCCCGAGGACTACGGCCGCACCGGATACCTGTTCAACGCGATGGCGCGGGCCGGCCTGACCTATCGCGACTACGGGGGGCTCATGCGCCTTTCGGGATATGACGGATCCCTCTATCACTACGATGTTCCGGCGCTGGGGGCGCTGGCGGGCAACGTGGATCTCGACTATCCCGGTTATAATCCCAAAGTGACCGATTCAACGCGCGCCGACGAGTTCGTGCGCGACATGCAGCGTTACGTGGAGGCCGATCGAATGCCCAACTTTACCTACGTCTCGCTGCCGAGCGGCGCTACCGCCGCCGACGTCGGCGACGCCGATCACGCCCTCGGCAAGATCGTCGATTTCATTTCACATACGCCGCACTGGAGCTCGACGGCCCTCTTCGTCGTCCCGGCGGCCATCGAGTCGCCCACCGACCACGTCAACGCGATGCGCAGCTATGCGCTCGTCGTTTCGCCGCTCGCGCGCCGCGGGTTCGTCGCCGAAGATCACCTCAGCGTCGCGAGCGTCGTGAAGACCGAGGAGGAGATCTTCGGTTTGCCGCCGCTGAGCCTGGCCGACCTGTTGGCCTCCGATTTGGCGCCGTTGTTCACCGGCGTCCCGGTTCCGCAAGCGTATCAGGTCCGATGA
- a CDS encoding 3-oxoacyl-[acyl-carrier-protein] synthase III C-terminal domain-containing protein, with the protein MATAVPPYALGQAEVIRRIDLALGPRSREIVRLLPMFGNTGIDRRYSSVPIEWYEDLHDWPDRNSVYLDSALDLLERATREALARAQRSAEEIDSIVVVSTTGIATPSLDALLMERMKLRRTTRRLPIFGLGCAGGVIGLERAATIAGANPRSLVLFLVVELCTLCFRRDDFSKSNIVATALFGDGAAAALLECGGEGPAVVGGGEFTWPDSLDVMGWDVTGEGLKAIFSRDIPELVTTKLNEVAASFLEEHSLALSDIDRFVCHPGGAKVLDALEVAFEIDATRLTESREVLRDYGNMSAATVMFVLERTLASKEPWRRALVSALGPGFTAGFTLLENRSSLSS; encoded by the coding sequence GTGGCCACCGCCGTCCCGCCGTACGCGCTGGGGCAGGCTGAGGTAATTCGCCGTATCGATCTCGCGCTCGGCCCTCGTTCGCGAGAAATCGTGCGGCTGCTCCCGATGTTCGGCAACACGGGCATCGATCGCCGCTATTCGTCGGTACCGATCGAGTGGTACGAAGATCTCCACGATTGGCCCGACCGTAATAGCGTCTACCTCGATTCGGCGCTCGATCTGCTGGAACGGGCGACGCGCGAGGCGCTCGCCCGCGCGCAGCGCAGCGCGGAGGAAATCGACTCGATCGTCGTCGTCTCGACGACGGGCATCGCGACGCCGAGTCTCGACGCACTGTTGATGGAGCGGATGAAGTTGCGCCGCACGACTCGGCGGCTGCCGATTTTCGGGCTCGGCTGCGCGGGCGGCGTCATCGGCCTGGAGCGCGCGGCGACGATCGCCGGCGCAAACCCGCGCTCGCTCGTCCTGTTCCTCGTCGTCGAGCTCTGCACGCTCTGCTTTAGGCGCGACGACTTTTCTAAGAGCAACATCGTCGCGACCGCGCTCTTCGGAGACGGCGCGGCCGCGGCACTGCTCGAGTGCGGCGGCGAGGGGCCGGCCGTCGTCGGCGGCGGCGAGTTCACCTGGCCCGATTCGCTCGACGTCATGGGCTGGGACGTTACCGGCGAGGGGCTCAAGGCAATCTTCTCGCGGGACATCCCCGAACTCGTCACCACGAAGCTCAACGAGGTGGCAGCGTCGTTCTTGGAGGAACATTCGTTGGCGCTTTCCGACATCGACCGCTTCGTCTGCCACCCCGGCGGCGCGAAAGTGCTCGATGCGCTCGAAGTCGCCTTCGAAATCGATGCAACGCGGCTGACGGAGTCGCGCGAGGTGTTGCGCGACTACGGCAACATGTCGGCGGCGACCGTGATGTTCGTCCTCGAGCGAACGCTCGCGTCGAAGGAACCGTGGCGACGCGCGCTGGTCAGCGCGCTCGGGCCCGGATTTACCGCCGGTTTCACGCTCCTCGAAAACCGCTCATCTTTGTCATCCTGA
- a CDS encoding isoprenylcysteine carboxylmethyltransferase family protein → MSVLYIVLGLVVLQRLAELLFAARNTRRLLARGGVEIGAYQYPFFILLHGAWLVSMALLIPPWRAPNWTLLAVYLLLQPLRVWAIASLGPYWTTRIITVPGEPLVRRGAYRFFRHPNYIAVCAEIAVLPLAFGAVEIAIVFSVLNASLLSWRIRIEERALLMRRGR, encoded by the coding sequence GTGAGCGTTCTCTACATCGTTCTCGGGCTGGTCGTGCTGCAGCGGCTCGCCGAGCTGCTCTTTGCGGCACGAAATACGCGCCGGCTGCTGGCGCGCGGCGGCGTCGAAATCGGCGCGTATCAATACCCCTTCTTCATCCTGCTGCACGGCGCATGGCTCGTCAGCATGGCCCTGCTGATCCCGCCCTGGCGCGCGCCGAACTGGACGCTGCTGGCGGTATACCTGCTGCTGCAGCCGCTGCGCGTCTGGGCCATCGCGAGCCTCGGGCCATACTGGACGACGCGAATCATCACGGTGCCCGGCGAGCCGCTCGTCCGGCGCGGCGCGTACCGCTTTTTTCGTCATCCCAACTACATCGCGGTCTGTGCGGAGATCGCGGTTCTGCCGCTGGCATTCGGGGCCGTCGAGATCGCGATCGTCTTCTCCGTTCTCAACGCGTCGCTGCTGTCGTGGCGCATTCGCATCGAGGAGCGGGCGCTGCTTATGAGACGCGGTCGATAA
- a CDS encoding NAD-dependent malic enzyme — protein sequence MTQPAISLTLVLRIEMPNEPGSFGVLANTIGDAGGAINAVDMHTVGRSRVVRDVTIGVASDAVASDVRKAIEAVDGARIIFAADSTFLAHIGGKIRVDSKISIKTRQDLSTVYTPGVARVSMAIAADPSKAFQLTVKRNSVAVVTDGTAVLGLGDIGPLGALPVMEGKAMLFKQFADIDAFPICLDTKNVDEIVETVVRIAPVFGGINLEDISAPRCFEVEDRLIEALDIPVMHDDQHGTAVVILAALINAARVVGKRLEDLQVVVSGSGAAGTATIKMLLSAGVRDVIPVDRGGALNRTDRYENPHWRWLAENCNRENRRGTLREVLEGTDVFIGVSAPGILQPEHIANMGRDPIVFAMANPTPEIMPDVAGPVAAVIATGRSDFPNQVNNLLAFPGIFRGALDVRARRITERMKLAAAFAIAEIVTEEEISAEYVIPSVFDVRVVDAVAKAVATAAIEDGVARRTPAKLEGEDVIDRVS from the coding sequence ATGACGCAACCAGCGATTTCGCTTACGCTCGTCTTGCGGATCGAGATGCCGAACGAGCCCGGTTCGTTCGGGGTGCTCGCCAACACGATCGGGGATGCAGGTGGAGCGATCAACGCGGTCGACATGCACACCGTTGGGCGGTCGCGCGTCGTGCGTGACGTGACGATCGGGGTCGCCTCCGATGCGGTAGCGAGCGACGTCCGCAAGGCTATCGAGGCGGTCGACGGCGCGCGCATTATCTTCGCTGCCGATTCGACCTTTCTCGCGCACATCGGCGGCAAGATTCGCGTCGACTCGAAGATCTCGATCAAAACGCGTCAGGATCTTTCGACGGTTTACACGCCCGGCGTCGCGCGCGTCTCGATGGCGATCGCCGCCGATCCCAGTAAAGCCTTTCAGCTGACGGTCAAGCGCAACTCGGTTGCGGTCGTCACCGACGGCACGGCGGTGCTCGGCTTGGGTGATATCGGGCCGCTCGGCGCGCTTCCGGTGATGGAAGGCAAGGCGATGCTCTTCAAGCAGTTTGCCGATATCGACGCCTTCCCGATCTGCCTCGACACAAAGAACGTCGACGAGATCGTCGAGACCGTCGTGCGCATCGCGCCCGTCTTCGGCGGCATCAATCTCGAAGATATCAGCGCTCCTCGCTGCTTCGAGGTCGAGGATCGCCTGATCGAAGCCTTGGATATTCCCGTGATGCACGACGACCAGCACGGAACGGCCGTCGTCATCCTCGCGGCGCTGATCAACGCGGCGCGCGTGGTCGGCAAGCGGCTCGAGGATCTGCAAGTCGTCGTCTCGGGCAGCGGTGCCGCAGGAACCGCGACGATCAAGATGCTGCTGAGCGCCGGAGTTCGCGACGTCATCCCGGTCGACCGCGGCGGCGCGCTCAACCGCACCGACCGCTACGAGAATCCGCACTGGCGGTGGCTGGCCGAGAACTGCAACCGCGAGAACCGGCGCGGGACGCTGCGTGAGGTCCTCGAAGGAACCGACGTTTTCATCGGCGTCTCTGCTCCGGGCATTCTCCAACCCGAGCACATCGCAAACATGGGGCGCGATCCGATCGTCTTCGCGATGGCGAACCCAACGCCGGAGATCATGCCCGACGTCGCCGGGCCGGTCGCCGCGGTCATCGCCACCGGCCGGTCGGATTTCCCCAATCAAGTCAACAACTTGCTGGCCTTCCCGGGCATCTTCCGCGGCGCGCTCGACGTGCGCGCGCGGCGGATCACCGAACGCATGAAGCTGGCGGCCGCCTTCGCGATCGCCGAGATCGTCACCGAAGAGGAGATCAGCGCCGAATACGTGATCCCCAGCGTCTTCGACGTTCGCGTCGTCGACGCAGTGGCGAAAGCCGTTGCCACTGCCGCGATCGAAGACGGCGTCGCGCGGCGCACGCCGGCGAAGCTCGAAGGCGAAGACGTTATCGACCGCGTCTCATAA
- a CDS encoding TldD/PmbA family protein — protein MNEAGAVELACEALKLAQAAGAQSAEASVSVARRFHAEARERAISKLEGSTGKSLFMRIFCEGRKATLSTSDFSAEGMNDAIRRAVAQAAHVAVDEFAGLAETVAQSSVDLALFDDRIADRAGGEKVDDAMKLERLIREADTRVVNSSGSNYSDAVAVTAIANTSGFAGAYSWTRAGRSTGPVALDGGVKRIAHYGTAGRYLGELEPPTAVATTAVRRAVDLFGARKPQTMRVPVIFERDVAAAFLDDIFAAVSAANVAINNSWLTERVGSRVGSGLVTIVDDGGLPGKLGSSPFDGEGVPTRRTPVFENGVLRTFLYDTYYARKLGTTSTGNSTGGGIGPNNFYVEPGTMSLPELIAATPLGVLVLDTIGFATEHASGTYSRGARGFFIENGELAYPIDEFTVAGQYTEMLEHIDAIASDLRWDSAVVSPSFRISELTVSGN, from the coding sequence ATGAATGAGGCCGGCGCGGTCGAGTTGGCCTGCGAAGCCCTCAAGCTCGCTCAAGCGGCGGGAGCGCAGAGCGCCGAGGCCTCGGTCTCCGTCGCGCGGCGCTTTCACGCCGAAGCGCGGGAACGGGCGATCTCAAAACTCGAGGGCTCGACCGGCAAGAGCCTCTTCATGCGGATCTTCTGCGAAGGGCGCAAAGCGACGCTCTCGACCTCGGATTTCTCGGCCGAAGGGATGAACGACGCCATCCGCCGCGCGGTCGCGCAGGCCGCGCACGTCGCGGTCGACGAGTTTGCGGGTCTGGCCGAGACGGTCGCGCAGAGCAGCGTCGATCTCGCACTCTTCGACGATCGCATCGCCGATCGGGCGGGCGGCGAGAAGGTCGACGACGCGATGAAGCTGGAGCGTTTGATTCGCGAAGCCGATACGCGCGTCGTCAACTCAAGCGGCTCCAACTATAGCGACGCAGTCGCCGTGACGGCGATTGCCAATACCTCCGGTTTTGCCGGCGCCTATTCTTGGACGCGCGCTGGGCGCTCGACCGGTCCCGTCGCGCTGGACGGAGGCGTGAAGCGGATCGCTCACTACGGTACGGCGGGGCGTTATCTCGGCGAGCTCGAGCCTCCGACGGCCGTCGCGACGACGGCGGTGCGGCGCGCGGTCGACCTTTTTGGCGCGCGCAAGCCGCAGACGATGCGCGTGCCGGTGATCTTCGAGCGCGACGTCGCGGCGGCATTCCTCGACGACATCTTCGCCGCCGTCTCGGCCGCGAACGTGGCAATTAACAACTCCTGGCTCACCGAACGGGTCGGAAGCCGCGTCGGCAGCGGGCTGGTAACGATCGTGGATGACGGCGGCCTTCCCGGCAAACTCGGAAGCTCGCCCTTCGACGGTGAAGGGGTTCCCACGCGGCGAACGCCGGTCTTCGAAAACGGCGTGCTGCGCACGTTCCTCTACGACACCTACTATGCGCGTAAGCTCGGCACCACAAGCACGGGCAACTCGACCGGCGGCGGCATCGGGCCGAACAACTTCTATGTCGAACCGGGGACGATGTCGCTTCCCGAACTGATCGCGGCGACGCCGCTGGGCGTTCTCGTGCTCGATACGATCGGCTTCGCGACCGAACACGCCTCGGGTACGTACAGCCGCGGCGCGCGCGGATTCTTCATCGAAAACGGAGAGCTGGCGTATCCGATCGACGAGTTTACCGTTGCCGGACAGTACACCGAGATGCTCGAGCACATCGACGCGATCGCCAGCGATCTGCGCTGGGACTCGGCCGTCGTCTCGCCTTCCTTCCGCATATCCGAACTAACGGTCAGCGGGAACTGA
- a CDS encoding metallopeptidase TldD-related protein has product MNLFDEALLSRLLDRALQHGGEYADVFCERRRTVTYRLQDGRIHDSSYGVTLGVGIRVVMGESAGFACSDDLSDNALLEAADAAALIARTAPSGKAAAVDLRIESVPSLYDGDLVTPVDAALYAGLLKRADVKARGYDPRIVAVNAQVFDESQEVWIATSEGRMVRDHRPLITLGVQAVATDKQERSSGYVGDGGRTSISYFDLQRPEDLAEEAARMAIVNLCAAPAPAGEMEMIVGAGGGGVLLHEAVGHGLESDFNRRGTSLYSGRVGEQVASELVTIYDDGNLKEERGSVNVDDEGVPGQHKVLVENGVLRGYMQDTLNARLMGVQSTGSGRRQSFRFAPQPRMCNTYMPNGESSVEEIVASTQRGIYAKSFAGGQVEIAKGDFVFMVGEGYLVEKGKITAPVRNATIIGNGPDAMMKVVAVGNDSRLARGHYTCGKGGQYVPVGVGMPTVKIASITVGGTQHE; this is encoded by the coding sequence GTGAATTTGTTCGACGAAGCCCTTCTCTCTCGATTGCTCGATCGCGCACTGCAGCACGGCGGCGAATATGCCGACGTTTTCTGCGAGCGGCGGCGTACCGTGACCTACCGGCTTCAAGACGGCCGAATCCACGATTCTTCTTACGGCGTGACGCTCGGTGTCGGGATTCGAGTCGTCATGGGAGAGTCGGCCGGTTTCGCATGCTCCGACGACCTGAGCGACAACGCGCTGCTCGAGGCTGCGGACGCCGCCGCGCTGATCGCCCGGACGGCGCCGTCGGGTAAGGCGGCGGCGGTCGATCTGCGAATCGAGAGCGTCCCCTCGCTCTACGACGGCGATCTCGTCACGCCGGTCGATGCGGCGCTCTACGCGGGGCTGCTCAAGCGTGCGGACGTAAAGGCGCGCGGCTACGACCCGCGTATCGTCGCGGTTAACGCGCAGGTGTTCGACGAGAGCCAAGAGGTCTGGATCGCGACGAGCGAGGGCCGGATGGTGCGCGATCACCGGCCGCTCATTACGCTGGGTGTTCAAGCGGTGGCGACCGACAAACAGGAGCGCAGCTCGGGCTACGTCGGCGACGGCGGACGAACCTCGATTTCGTACTTCGACCTGCAGAGACCCGAGGATCTTGCAGAAGAAGCGGCTCGCATGGCGATCGTCAACCTCTGCGCGGCGCCGGCTCCGGCTGGAGAGATGGAGATGATCGTCGGCGCAGGCGGCGGCGGCGTGCTCCTTCACGAAGCGGTCGGCCACGGCCTCGAAAGCGACTTCAATCGGCGCGGCACCTCGCTCTATAGCGGGCGCGTGGGGGAGCAAGTCGCAAGCGAGCTCGTAACGATCTACGACGACGGTAATCTCAAAGAAGAGCGGGGCAGCGTCAACGTCGACGACGAGGGCGTCCCGGGGCAACACAAGGTTCTGGTCGAAAACGGCGTGCTCCGTGGTTATATGCAAGACACACTCAACGCGCGCCTGATGGGCGTGCAATCTACCGGAAGCGGGCGCCGCCAATCCTTCCGCTTCGCCCCGCAGCCGCGCATGTGCAACACCTACATGCCTAACGGCGAGTCGAGCGTCGAAGAGATCGTCGCGTCAACACAGCGCGGCATCTACGCCAAGTCCTTTGCCGGCGGCCAGGTCGAGATCGCGAAAGGGGACTTCGTTTTTATGGTTGGCGAGGGCTATCTCGTCGAGAAGGGCAAGATCACGGCTCCGGTGCGAAATGCGACGATTATCGGCAACGGTCCCGACGCGATGATGAAGGTCGTGGCCGTCGGCAATGACAGCCGCTTGGCTCGCGGGCACTACACCTGCGGCAAGGGCGGTCAGTACGTGCCGGTGGGTGTCGGCATGCCGACCGTCAAGATCGCCTCGATCACCGTGGGCGGTACCCAGCATGAATGA